The Cydia amplana chromosome 19, ilCydAmpl1.1, whole genome shotgun sequence genome includes a window with the following:
- the LOC134657263 gene encoding uncharacterized protein LOC134657263 encodes MRWFACGVLLLQLFWQCSSRAYPEENISVYTSNTTTGQGDVYHQIANNIAERITSPIYRFLGIGTNKTEPTTKRPWVHIESLDEPEDVAKTDLKPLGNGLEDRDVEELSVEALKKNDKKPEKITLYSSYLPKLETLDNKENDTINEVDDPFEFDDDDDDFATKPREGGFVYYLELLGSFFQLALGAVLAIFKSSSGSN; translated from the exons CTGCTGCAGCTATTCTGGCAGTGCAGCAGCCGAGCTTACCCCGAGGAGAACATCAGCGTGTACACTTCCAATACCACCACGGGGCAAGGGGACGTGTATCATCAGATAGCTAATAATATCGCTGAGAGGATCACCTCCCCCATCTATAG GTTCCTGGGCATTGGTACAAACAAAACTGAACCAACGACCAAGAGACCATGGGTCCACATTGAATCCCTCGACGAACCCGAAGACGTTGCTAAAACAGACCTCAAACCACTTGGCAATGGACTTGAAGACCGCGACGTCGAAGAACTATCAGTAGAAGCTCTGAAGAAAAATGATAAGAAACCTGAAAAAATCACACTTTATTCAAGTTATCTACCTAAATTAGAAACACTTGATAATAAAGAAAATGATACAATAAATGAAGTTGATGATCCTTTCGAattcgatgatgatgatgatgatttcgcTACGAAGCCTAGAGAAGGCGGATTTGTGTATTACTTAGAGCTTCTAGGGAGCTTCTTCCAGCTAGCTTTAGGCGCTGTTTTGGCGATATTTAAATCGTCATCTGGTTcaaattag